A genomic window from Caldicellulosiruptor kronotskyensis 2002 includes:
- a CDS encoding purine-nucleoside phosphorylase produces MSYYERVKEASEFIKSKIPNVPEVAIILGSGLGSFADTMEEKIEIKYSEIPHFPVSTVKGHKGNLVFGKVKGREVLAFQGRFHLYEGYNAQEVVFGVRAAGLLGVKNLIVTNAAGGISPLLSPGDLMVIKDHINLSGENPAIGPEAEKFGERFFDMTYAYDREIIEKSKDVYKKNGVDYKEGIYAFLKGPSYETPSEIRMLKILGADAVGMSTVLEVIAARQMNIKVFGISCITNMAAGILEKKLSHEEVIEVSKMVEEKFIKIISDLIEII; encoded by the coding sequence ATGTCGTATTATGAAAGGGTAAAAGAAGCATCAGAGTTTATAAAAAGTAAGATTCCAAACGTGCCAGAGGTTGCTATTATTCTGGGCAGTGGACTTGGCAGTTTTGCGGATACAATGGAAGAAAAAATTGAAATCAAATATTCAGAGATACCTCATTTTCCTGTGTCTACTGTCAAGGGACACAAAGGCAACTTGGTTTTTGGAAAAGTAAAAGGAAGAGAGGTTTTGGCTTTTCAGGGAAGATTTCATCTTTATGAAGGGTATAATGCTCAAGAGGTTGTATTTGGTGTGAGGGCAGCAGGACTTTTGGGAGTGAAAAACCTTATTGTTACAAACGCGGCAGGGGGAATTTCTCCTTTGCTTTCTCCTGGAGATTTGATGGTGATAAAAGACCACATAAATCTATCAGGCGAAAACCCAGCAATTGGGCCAGAAGCAGAGAAATTTGGTGAAAGGTTTTTTGATATGACATATGCATATGACAGGGAGATAATTGAAAAATCAAAAGATGTTTACAAGAAAAACGGGGTTGATTATAAAGAAGGTATATACGCATTTTTAAAAGGTCCTTCATATGAAACACCTTCGGAGATAAGGATGCTGAAAATCCTTGGTGCTGATGCGGTTGGTATGTCAACAGTTTTGGAAGTTATTGCAGCGCGGCAGATGAATATCAAAGTTTTTGGAATTTCATGTATTACAAACATGGCAGCAGGAATTCTTGAAAAGAAACTTTCGCATGAAGAGGTCATAGAAGTTTCAAAGATGGTTGAGGAAAAGTTTATAAAAATAATTAGTGATTTGATAGAGATTATTTAA
- a CDS encoding response regulator, with amino-acid sequence MKKVLIVDDAAFVRYSLRQTLEKYGFEVVGEACDGKSCIRLFQQLRPDIVTLDITMPEMNGIEVLKKIMEIDKNAKVVMITALGQEEKVKEAVLNGAKGFIVKPYKEEHLVKVLSSL; translated from the coding sequence ATGAAAAAGGTATTGATAGTAGATGATGCAGCATTTGTGAGATATTCCTTAAGACAAACATTAGAAAAATATGGGTTTGAAGTTGTTGGGGAAGCATGTGATGGAAAAAGCTGTATAAGACTTTTTCAGCAGCTTCGTCCAGATATTGTAACACTTGATATTACAATGCCAGAGATGAACGGTATAGAGGTTTTGAAAAAGATTATGGAAATTGACAAGAATGCAAAAGTTGTCATGATAACTGCCTTAGGGCAAGAAGAAAAGGTAAAAGAGGCAGTATTAAATGGGGCAAAAGGGTTTATTGTAAAGCCATACAAAGAAGAACATCTTGTTAAGGTCTTGTCCTCTTTATAA
- a CDS encoding chemotaxis protein CheA codes for MQKDPMFEVFISEAKEIVSSLERIFIELKEGNRNLDIAVAEALRFFHTLKGSSAMMGFDDISKVCHRVEDIFVCMRDEGKLPTNLDNFILNMLKLIDFLTIQINCIENLQQPQDAENIKEVLEKIETSLAENDRVQAESEKKYHIRLLFEEGWEMENLRAFLIVQNLKQYVNVLEYLPSDIESNMASSEKIKKDGFFISIKTLLKKEDVVKLFENFAWVKDIKIEEVSEKASLTKEISSYQNATHSIHKLINVNIEKVDRLIDLIGEVVITFSMIVQHKEVKTDENSSFKNLTLQMSKLIRELQEVAMSMRMLPLSSTFQRLKRTIIEMSAKLQKPVNVHITGEETELDKVLIEHLTDPLIHLVRNAVDHGIEDKEERLKKGKDMTGNVYISAKNSGSEVVISIEDDGRGLNKEKILQKAFERGLITSPDDIVEDEIFELIFQPGFSTKEEATEYSGRGVGLDIVKNSVQKIGGRIFVESEKDRGTRFTIRIPLTLAIIDGMLIDVDGNVFVVPLSSIVETFKLEKQQIVLENEIPFVYRRGICFGVIDLNKMFYGKDILYKERPFYLGILVTNGEKNGVLLVDNMISQQQIVIKTLPAILKQVRGISGCTLLGSGNIAFILDIDALLER; via the coding sequence ATGCAAAAAGACCCCATGTTTGAAGTATTTATAAGCGAAGCAAAAGAGATAGTAAGTTCGCTTGAGAGGATCTTTATTGAACTCAAAGAAGGAAACAGAAACTTAGATATAGCAGTGGCAGAAGCTTTAAGATTTTTTCATACATTAAAAGGTTCCTCAGCGATGATGGGGTTTGATGACATATCCAAGGTTTGTCATAGAGTGGAAGACATATTTGTTTGTATGAGAGATGAAGGTAAACTACCGACAAATCTTGATAACTTTATTTTAAACATGTTAAAGTTAATAGATTTTTTAACCATTCAGATAAATTGTATAGAAAACTTACAGCAGCCTCAAGATGCAGAAAATATAAAAGAGGTTTTAGAGAAAATTGAGACGAGCTTAGCAGAAAACGATAGGGTACAAGCTGAGAGTGAGAAAAAATATCATATAAGGCTGCTTTTTGAAGAAGGCTGGGAAATGGAGAATTTGAGAGCCTTTTTAATTGTTCAAAATTTGAAACAATATGTAAATGTTTTAGAATACTTGCCTTCTGATATTGAAAGTAACATGGCATCTTCAGAAAAAATTAAAAAAGATGGTTTTTTTATTTCAATTAAAACTTTACTTAAAAAAGAAGATGTGGTAAAACTTTTTGAAAACTTTGCATGGGTAAAAGACATCAAGATTGAAGAAGTATCAGAAAAAGCTTCTTTAACCAAAGAGATAAGTTCATATCAGAATGCCACACACTCTATCCATAAGCTAATAAACGTTAATATTGAAAAAGTTGATAGACTAATAGACCTCATTGGAGAAGTGGTAATAACCTTTTCAATGATTGTTCAACACAAAGAAGTAAAAACTGATGAGAATAGTAGTTTCAAAAATTTAACACTTCAGATGTCAAAGCTAATAAGAGAACTTCAAGAAGTGGCAATGTCGATGCGTATGCTACCGCTTTCTTCTACATTTCAAAGGTTGAAAAGAACCATTATTGAGATGTCTGCAAAACTTCAAAAACCAGTTAATGTTCATATTACTGGGGAGGAGACAGAACTTGACAAAGTTCTGATAGAACACTTAACAGACCCACTAATTCATTTAGTTAGAAATGCTGTGGACCATGGAATAGAAGACAAAGAAGAAAGATTAAAAAAAGGTAAAGATATGACTGGTAATGTGTATATCAGTGCTAAAAATAGCGGGTCTGAAGTGGTTATTAGCATTGAGGATGATGGCAGAGGTCTTAATAAAGAGAAAATCTTACAAAAAGCTTTTGAAAGAGGCCTTATAACCTCACCTGATGATATTGTCGAAGATGAGATTTTTGAGTTAATATTTCAGCCAGGGTTTTCTACAAAAGAAGAGGCGACAGAATACTCAGGAAGAGGTGTGGGGCTTGACATTGTGAAAAATAGCGTTCAAAAAATTGGCGGAAGAATTTTTGTTGAGTCTGAAAAAGACAGAGGCACAAGATTTACAATTAGAATACCTCTCACTTTGGCAATAATTGACGGAATGTTAATTGATGTTGATGGCAATGTCTTTGTTGTACCTTTGAGCTCAATAGTTGAGACATTTAAACTTGAAAAACAGCAGATAGTATTGGAAAACGAAATTCCGTTTGTGTATAGAAGAGGCATATGTTTTGGTGTAATTGATTTGAACAAGATGTTTTATGGAAAGGATATTCTTTACAAAGAGAGACCTTTTTATCTGGGTATACTTGTTACAAATGGTGAGAAGAATGGTGTTTTGCTTGTTGACAATATGATTTCCCAGCAGCAGATAGTTATAAAAACTCTGCCTGCTATTTTAAAGCAGGTAAGAGGTATTTCAGGGTGTACACTCCTTGGAAGTGGTAATATAGCATTTATTTTAGATATTGATGCTTTGCTTGAAAGGTAG
- a CDS encoding chemotaxis protein CheW codes for MQKELLHSKVDEFEEAMKDMYLIFKVDDQFYGIEIKYVIEIIGLLPITYVPNQEEYVKGIINLRGKIIPVIDARMRLSKPQKEYNERTCVIVTSIDDFLAGIIVDHVSEVAVINKDQISPLPQTYEKVDERFFRGVASLNERLVLILDCETFVKPDRINL; via the coding sequence GTGCAGAAAGAATTGCTGCATAGCAAAGTGGATGAATTTGAAGAAGCTATGAAAGATATGTACCTTATATTCAAAGTGGATGACCAATTCTATGGGATAGAAATTAAGTATGTTATAGAGATAATTGGTCTTTTGCCAATAACCTATGTGCCAAATCAAGAAGAATATGTTAAAGGAATAATTAATTTGCGGGGTAAAATCATTCCGGTAATTGATGCAAGAATGAGACTTTCAAAGCCTCAAAAGGAGTACAACGAAAGAACTTGTGTAATTGTCACAAGCATAGATGATTTTTTGGCTGGCATTATTGTTGACCATGTGAGCGAGGTTGCTGTGATAAACAAGGACCAAATTAGTCCTTTGCCACAAACATATGAAAAGGTAGATGAAAGATTTTTTAGAGGTGTTGCAAGCTTAAATGAAAGGCTTGTATTAATACTTGATTGTGAAACTTTTGTCAAGCCTGATAGGATAAATCTCTAA
- a CDS encoding methyl-accepting chemotaxis protein, with the protein MKLFKNLKISVKILAGFGIVLILILFMGTIAVTNINRINNDYTEVYQSNVKAFIAIGNVLEGFERQRINYRNILLARNSAEMNSYLQKVDEINDFYKTNLEDFSKLINEEDIRQEYQKLNSLFDEYDKLTNQIIELAKSDKKAAVDLLFKQSSAQLVSDVQNSIKTLYDLEKKYIEKLNIQNNALAKSTVTSMVIIVILCIAISLFIGLVISYAISRPISKMVLAAQKIAEGDLTVDVSVDSKDEIGILSEAFSKMIESLSQLIYSVKSSAEQVALGAKQLADASQSLAQGATDQASSIEELNASIEEVSAQTKQNSKNVEEATNFANQIKDDAKLGMQQMEEMMKAMEEINAASSNISKIIKTIDEIAFQTNILALNAAVEAARAGSYGKGFAVVAEEVRNLATRSANAAKETSSLIESTIKKIEVGDSIAKQTYTSLDRITKNIDKMAMIMNDIMYSSKEQSEAIAQITEGINQVANVVQSNSANSQETAAASEELFSQADVLKNLVERFKTRS; encoded by the coding sequence ATGAAGCTCTTTAAAAATCTCAAAATTTCTGTTAAGATTTTGGCGGGGTTTGGAATTGTTTTGATTTTGATACTCTTCATGGGTACAATAGCTGTTACAAATATCAACAGAATAAACAATGACTATACAGAGGTTTATCAGAGTAATGTTAAAGCATTTATTGCAATTGGCAATGTGCTTGAAGGTTTTGAAAGACAGCGTATTAACTACAGAAATATTTTACTTGCGAGAAATTCTGCAGAGATGAATTCTTATCTTCAGAAGGTCGATGAGATAAATGATTTTTACAAAACAAACCTTGAGGATTTTTCAAAACTGATAAATGAAGAGGACATAAGACAAGAGTATCAAAAGTTGAATTCTTTATTTGATGAATATGATAAGTTAACAAATCAAATAATTGAACTTGCAAAAAGTGACAAAAAAGCAGCAGTTGATCTTTTGTTCAAACAAAGTTCAGCTCAGCTTGTAAGTGATGTTCAAAACTCAATTAAGACTCTCTATGACCTTGAAAAAAAGTACATCGAAAAGTTAAACATTCAAAATAATGCCCTTGCAAAAAGTACAGTAACGTCTATGGTGATAATAGTTATTTTGTGCATAGCAATATCTCTCTTTATAGGTCTGGTTATTTCTTATGCAATTAGCAGACCTATCTCTAAAATGGTTTTAGCTGCCCAGAAGATTGCAGAAGGAGATTTAACAGTTGATGTAAGTGTTGATTCTAAGGATGAAATTGGAATTTTGTCAGAAGCTTTTTCTAAGATGATAGAATCACTATCCCAGCTTATCTATTCAGTAAAGTCATCAGCAGAACAGGTTGCGCTTGGTGCAAAACAGCTCGCAGATGCAAGCCAGAGCCTTGCTCAAGGGGCAACTGACCAAGCAAGTTCTATAGAGGAGCTGAATGCTTCAATAGAAGAGGTGTCTGCGCAGACGAAACAAAATAGTAAAAACGTAGAAGAAGCAACTAATTTTGCCAATCAAATAAAAGATGATGCAAAATTAGGTATGCAGCAAATGGAAGAAATGATGAAAGCTATGGAAGAAATCAATGCTGCCTCATCCAATATATCAAAAATAATCAAGACGATAGATGAAATTGCTTTTCAGACAAATATATTAGCGCTTAACGCTGCGGTTGAGGCAGCACGGGCAGGAAGCTATGGAAAAGGGTTTGCTGTTGTAGCCGAAGAGGTAAGGAACTTAGCAACAAGGAGTGCAAATGCTGCAAAAGAGACAAGTAGTCTTATTGAATCTACCATCAAAAAGATTGAAGTGGGAGATAGTATTGCAAAACAGACATACACCTCGTTAGATAGGATTACAAAGAATATCGATAAAATGGCCATGATTATGAATGATATAATGTATTCTTCAAAAGAACAGTCTGAAGCAATAGCACAGATTACAGAGGGGATAAACCAAGTTGCCAATGTAGTACAGAGCAATTCAGCAAACTCTCAAGAGACAGCTGCAGCTTCAGAAGAACTTTTCAGCCAGGCAGATGTTCTTAAAAATCTTGTTGAAAGATTTAAGACAAGAAGCTAA